Proteins co-encoded in one Gleimia hominis genomic window:
- a CDS encoding HamA C-terminal domain-containing protein has translation MAQATITSTLRGDTFASTFTEVAHSNTLGLRNDEQLRLFHLSVQNNRFDHTALVKFLKRNVGRYVFSRAEYEGYKQRDDLEEVALDAVSRMRSQQDGMGLGEILLYVLLEQILEAPKVLSKIELNQARGQIHSRCDAIHLLTPDGQRTTSSIVFGTSSVVGNIGDAITAAFDRVVDIEQNRSDEVQLAENTVFTKTLDAATAGYVKDLLIPKPGGAPGFDTAYSMFLGYDIGLDPKNYGNQQYRSALDQKMQGDIAAHAQMIANEINTRNLDNYSFYIYVLPLNEVDVDAVAIMDGLVGGQGGSHV, from the coding sequence ATGGCACAGGCGACAATCACATCAACGCTGCGCGGCGACACGTTTGCGTCCACGTTCACCGAGGTGGCGCATTCGAACACGTTAGGTCTTCGAAACGACGAACAGTTACGCCTGTTCCATCTGTCTGTCCAAAACAACCGCTTCGACCACACAGCCCTCGTCAAGTTCCTCAAACGAAACGTTGGACGCTACGTCTTCTCGCGCGCCGAATACGAAGGCTATAAGCAGCGAGACGATCTCGAAGAAGTCGCTCTCGACGCTGTGAGCCGGATGCGTTCACAACAAGACGGCATGGGGCTGGGCGAAATCTTGCTCTACGTCCTGCTCGAACAAATTCTCGAAGCACCCAAAGTGCTGAGCAAGATCGAGCTCAACCAGGCCCGAGGCCAGATCCACAGCCGCTGCGACGCCATCCACCTACTCACACCAGACGGTCAGCGAACCACCAGCAGTATCGTGTTTGGAACCTCCAGCGTGGTCGGCAACATTGGGGATGCCATCACTGCAGCATTCGACCGCGTCGTAGACATCGAGCAGAACCGCTCAGACGAGGTTCAGCTCGCTGAGAATACCGTGTTCACCAAGACCCTCGACGCAGCGACCGCAGGCTACGTGAAGGATCTGTTGATCCCGAAGCCGGGTGGGGCACCCGGGTTCGATACCGCTTATTCGATGTTTCTGGGTTACGACATTGGTCTAGATCCGAAAAACTATGGCAATCAGCAGTATCGGTCTGCGCTCGATCAGAAAATGCAGGGAGATATCGCCGCGCACGCCCAAATGATCGCCAACGAGATCAACACCCGAAACCTAGATAACTACTCGTTCTACATTTACGTTTTGCCCCTCAATGAAGTAGACGTTGACGCGGTCGCAATCATGGATGGGCTCGTGGGCGGGCAAGGTGGTAGCCATGTCTGA